From the Glutamicibacter halophytocola genome, the window GGCTCCACCATCAGGGTGCCGGCCACCGGGAAGGACAGGGTCGGTGCGTGGAAGCCGAAGTCGATCAGGCGCTTGGCCACATCTTCTGCGGTCACACCGGTCTTCGCGGTCAGCTCGCGCAGGTCCAGGATGCACTCGTGGGCAACCAGGCCCTTGTTGCCGGTGAACAGCACGGGGAAGTGCTCGTTCAGGCGCTTGGCAATGTAGTTGGCATTCAAGATGGCGTGCTTGGTGGCCTCGGTCAACCCTTCCCCGCCCATCATCGCGATGTAGGCCCAGGAGATCGGCAGGACGCCGGCCGAGCCGAAGGCGGTAGCCACTACCGGCACGCCGTCGCGCTCGGTGTAGGTGCCCGAGGCATCGCCTGGAAGGAATGGCAGCAGGTGCTCGCCCACGCCGATCGGGCCAACGCCCGGGCCGCCGCCGCCGTGCGGGATGCAGAAGGTCTTGTGCAGGTTCAGGTGGGAGACGTCTCCGCCGAACTTGCCCGGCTGGGCCAGGCCCACCATGGCGTTCATGTTGGCGCCGTCGATGTACACCTGTCCGCCGGCAGCGTGGATCTTGTCGCAGACCTCGCGCACATCGGCGTCGTAGACCCCGTGGGTGGATGGGTAGGTGATCATGATGGCCGAGAGGACGTCCTTGTTGGCCTCGATCTTGGCATCCAGGTCATTGGCGTCGATGGTGCCGTCGGCTGCGGTCTTCACGACCACGACCTTCATGCCGGCCAGCACTGCCGAGGCGGCGTTGGTGCCGTGGGCGGAAGCCGGGATGAGGCAGACATTGCGCTGTCCCTCGCCACGCGATGCGTGGTAGTCCGAGATGGCCAGCAGGCCCGCGTATTCGCCCTGCGAGCCGGCGTTTGGCTGGATGGAGACGCCAGCGTAGCCGGTGATCGCGGTCAGGCGGCCTTCCAGGTCGGTGATCAGCTCGCGCCAGCCCTCGGTCTGCTCGGCTGGTGCGTAAGGGTGGATGGAAGCGAACTCTGGCCAGGTGATGGATTCCATCTCGGCTGCGGAGTTCAGCTTCATGGTGCAAGAGCCCAGCGGGATCATGGTGCGGTCCAGCGCCAGGTCGCGGTCCGAGAGGCGGCGCAGGTAGCGCATCATCTGGGTCTCGGAGGAGATGGTGTTGAAGATCGGGTGGGTCATGAAGTCGCTGGTGCGCACCTGGCCTGCAGGGATCTCGAAACCTTCAGGAGCCGAGAGCTGCACGCCGAAGACCTCCAGCAGGGACTTCACAATGCCCGAGGTGGTGGTCTCATCGGTGGAGATGCCGACCTGGGTGTCGCTGACCTTGCGCAGGTTGATGCCCGCTTCGATGGCCTTGGCGATGGTTTCCCCGGCGTTCTCCACGTTCACCACGACGGTGTCGAAGAAGGTCTGCGAGGCCAGGGTGAATCCGCCGGCAACCAGCGAGCTGGCGATCACGCGGGCGTGGTTGTTGGCGCGCGATGCAATCTGCTTCAGGCCTGCTGGGCCGTGGTAGACGGCGTACATGGAGGCGCAGATGGCCAGCAATGCCTGGGCGGTGCAGATGTTGGAGGTGGCCTTCTCGCGGCGGATGTGCTGCTCGCGGGTCTGCAGGGCCAGGCGGTAGGCAGGAACTCCTGCGTCATCCACCGAAACGCCGACCAGGCGTCCTGGCATGGAGCGGGTCAGGCCATCGGCCACTGCCATGTAGGCTGCGTGCGGTCCGCCAAAGAACAGCGGCACGCCGAAGCGCTGGGTGTTGCCCACGGCGATGTCGGCGCCCTGCTCGCCCGGAGGGGTGATCATGGTCAGTGCCAGCAGATCGGCGATCACGGTAACCATGGCGCCGGCTTCCTTGGCGGCGGCGATGATGCCGGCGTGCTCAGAGATGGAGCCGTTGCTGCCTGGCTGCTGCAGCACGATGCCGGAGATGTCGCCTTCTGGCAGGCCTGCGGAGAGGTCAGCGACCTCGACTTCGAAGCCCAGCGCGTCGGCGCGGCCCTGCACGACCTTGATGGTCTGCGGGAAGATGTTGGAGTCCAGGACGGTCTTGCCCTTGGCCTTCTTCTTGTTGGCACGGCGCATCATCAGCACCGCTTCGGCGGCGGCTGAGGATTCGTCCAGCAGCGAGGCGTTGGCGATCGGCAGTCCGGTCAGGTCCATGACCATGGTCTGGAAGTTCAGCAGGGCTTCGAGGCGGCCCTGGGAGATTTCTGGCTGGTACGGGGTGTAGGCGGTGTACCAGGCCGGGTTTTCCACGATGTTGCGGCGGATCACCGCGGGGGTGATGGTGTCGTAGAAGCCCTGGCCGATCATCTGGGTCTTCATGACGTTCTTGGAGGCCAGGTCACGCAGGTGGGCCAGTGCTTGGGTTTCGCTCAGGGCGGCTGGGATATCCAGCACGGCGTCTTGGCGGATGTCTGCCGGAACGGCGGTGTCGATCAGGTCTTCGAGGCTGTTGTAGCCCAGAGTCTGAAGCATGGTGTCTACGTCGGAAGGACGCGGGCCGATATGGCGGGCAACGAATTCGCTATTCGTAGAAGCCGAAATCTGCGTGATGGTCATGGTGCTGGAGTCTCCACGGGGATCTGTCTTGGCGCATGCCAAAGGAAGGACGCTTTGCCTCCCCATCCCTGTTGCACTACCTGAGAGTTTTACGCGTCCGGCCAACTAAGCCGGGCGCTTGCACCTTCGGTGAACCGGTACTGGCCGGCTACTTTCCAGAGTTGCCTCGTGATGGCGGTACGGGGGCCTGAGAGTTTCCTGGGGAGGAATTGCTCCTACGGCGCCCGTCCATGGTGTGAACGGGACTCTCCCGCCATCCGTCTATGGCGCACGCTGCTGGTCACAGACCCGCAGCACACCACCATGTTACCTGCCGCGCGCGGAACATCAAAGACGCCTCGGCAGAAAAACCGTCACAAAACTTCTAGCTCGCCGGGAGGGCCAGCCGAACGTACTCTGGATACTTGGCTGACAAGGAGTCCCCGGAGGACGTTCCGGTCAGGCGGCGCTTGATCCACGGCACCAAATGCTCGGTGGCCCAGCCCAATTCTTCCTTGAGCTTCTCGCCGCGCGAGTTCATCGCCAGCTCGGGCAGCACCGGTGCCTGGATCTGTTCGGCCCAGTTGCCCTCGGCCACCTGTTCTTCGCCCAGGAGGTTGAGCACCTTGGAAGCCATCAGCGCATGGCCAAGCTCATTCATATGCAGGCGGTCGGCCGCCCAGTACCGCAGGTCCGAGAATTCCCGCCAGCGCCAGTAGTCGGCGATGATCGCGCCGTGCTTGTCGGCGATCTCGCGGACCTTCTCGTTATAGATGGCCGTGCGCGGGCGAGTCCTGGAAAACAGCGGGGACTCGACGGTATCAAAGCCGGTGAAGAGCATCACGGTGCAACCGGCCTCGGAAAAGCGGCGGACCATTCCCTCATAGCCGCGCATCAGCGCGTCCAAATCCGCGGTGGGCCGCAAAATGTCATTGCCGCCGGCGTAGATGCTCACCAGGTCCGGGGCCATGGACAGCCCCTGGTCCAGCTGCTGGTTGATCACCTGGCCAATTTTCTTGCCGCGCACCGCAAGGTTGGCATATTCCCAATCCCCCTGGGCGCTGAGCACTTCGGCAACTCGATCGGCCCATCCGCGCACCTGGTTTGGACGTTGTGCATCAACATCGCCGACGCCTTCGGTGAATGAATCACCCAATGCCAGAAACTTCTTCACTTCAATCCCACTTCGTCTTGCTGATGATTTTGCGTTGCGCCGTTGCGGCTAGCTGGATTTCGCCTTGGCGCCCTTGGCCAAGATGAGCTGGCGGCACAGCTGGCTCAATTGCACCCCGGTGGAGGTTTCCCTGGCGCCCTCGGTGCGCGAGGGGATAAACCCGAAGCCCAACTGGTAGGCCGGGTCCGCGAAGGCCAGGGAGGAGTTCGCCCCATCGTGCCCGTAGGCAAAAATCGAGCCGTAGTTGTTGCGCGCGGTGGCTTTCATGAATCCCAGTGCGAAGGCTTGCAGCAATCCATTGGTGCGGTCATGGCCGTAGACCAGCTCGGTGGACACTTGCGACCAGGTGTCTTCGCTGAGCAATCCGCGCGAAGCGCCGAGGGAAGGAACCGCACCGAAGGACGCCGCGTAGATGGCGGCCAGGCCCTGGGCGCTGGCTACGCCGCCCATGGAAGCCGGGCCAAGTTCGCGAACCTGCGCCGCATTGGCCAGCTCGTGCCAGTTGTACACCGGGCCGCTGTCCAGCGCGAACCCGGAGGAGGAGTTCACGGCGAGGCCCACCGGTGAGAAGGGGTCGAAAAATTCGGCGGGAGCTTCGGCGGCCGGCAAGACGTCGCGGTAGCGGGATTCCAGCGCGGGATCCTGCCCGATATAGGCATCGACTCCCAGCGGCTTGCGGATGCGCTCTTCAAAGATCTCCTTGAGTTCCTTGCCGGTGACCCTGCGAATCAGTTCTTCCATGAGCACCCCCATGGTGATGGCATGGTAGCCCACGATGTTCTGGCCCAGCGGCCAGATGCTTGGCATGGAGGCCAGGATCTTGGCGTATTCTGCCGAGTTCAGCAGCACCTGGCTGGGCACTCCCCCGGGAACGCCGAGGACGCCGGCCTGATGGCTGAGCACTTCGCCGACGCTCAGGGCATTTTTTCCGCCAGCGCCGAATTCCGGCCAGTAGCTGGCCATCGGCGCTGCGGGGTCGATCAGGCCATCCTGGACCAGCAGGGCAACGACCAGCGCGCCCAGACCCTTGGTGCAGGAGAAAACACAAGTCAGCGCATCCCCGGAAAGGTGCTCTCCCACGCTGTGGCTGAGCACCAGCTCGCCTCGGTGATATACGGCCAGCTGCGCCGAATAGTCCTCTTCTTCGGCAGCTCGCGCTTCAAGAGCCTGAGCCAACGGTGCGAAATCTTCGCTGATCACCGAGTCCATTTACATCCTTAAACTGCTTCTCGCTTTTCAACTAACCCTAGTCGGATTCCGCGCAATTCACGATTGGCGCCCCTGGGCATATCTACCAGCATATCCGTACGTCAAGTCACAGGTTTGCCGGCCATTTACCGCTTATCCCGCGATTCATACCGCTGAACTTGGGAAACTGTGAGCCAGCCCTGAAGACAGGTTGCCCGCTTTGGGTGCAGCCACTAAATTTGTCATGCTTGCCACCAATATTTGAAGGAGATGATCTCGATCGCATGACTGTGGATAGTGACACGCCAATACCCCAGAGCCAGGATGCAGAACTCAAGCGGGTGATCGGCCCCAAGCTGCTGCTATTCCTGATCATGGGCGATATCATCGGCGCTGGAATTTTTGCCATCACCGGCAAGGTTGCCGGACAGGTCGGCGGCGCAGCGTGGCTGCCATTCCTGGTCGCCTTCGCCATCGCAACCCTCACCGCTTTCAGCTACCTGGAGCTGGTGACCAAATACCCGCACGCCGCCGGCGCCGCGCTGTATGTGCACAAGGCCTTCGGCATCCATTTTGTCACCTTTATCGTGGCCTTCACCGTGGCTTGCTCTGGCATTACCAGTGCTGCCACGTCGGCAACCCTGGTGGGGCAAAACCTGCTGATCGGTTTCGGCCAATTCATTGACGGTGTGCCCACGACCCCGCAGGCGGGCATGTGGGCGGCCATTGTCATCATCGTTCTCCTTGCGCTGATCAACCTGCGCGGTGTGGGCGAGAGCGTGAAGTTCAATCTGGTGCTGACCATCGTTTCGCTGGCCATCATGGCAGTGATTATCGGCATTGGCTTCGCAGTTATCGCTTCGGGCCAGGGCGACGTGAGCCGCCTGGTGGTCTTCGAGACCCCTTCGGATCGCAGCCTCTTCGCCGCAGTGACCATGGGCACGGCCATCGCGTTCTTCGCCATGGTGGGCTTCGAGGACTCGGTCAACCTGGTGGAAGAGACGAAAAACCCGAACAAGATCTTCCCGAAGATCATGCTCATCAGCCTGGGCTTGTGCGCCGTGATCTACATGCTTGTGGCCATCACCGTCATCATGGTGATCCCCACCGGCGACCTGCTGAACCCGAAGAACCCGGATGCCGGCATTCTGCTGGACGTGGTGCGCATCGGCGCACCGAACATTCCCATCGATACCATCTTCCCGTTCGTGACGGTCTTTGCGGTGGTCAATACGGCGCTGATGAACATGCTCATGGCAAGCCGCCTGCTCTACGGCATGGCGCGCCAGGGCGTGCTGCCGCAGTTCCTGGGCAAGGTGCACTCCACCCGCCGCTCCCCTTGGGTAGCCATCCTGTTCAGCACCGCCCTGGCCATCGCCTTGGTGGCTTATGTGAACCTGGACAGCGAGAACGGCATTGTCGGTTCCCTGGGCGGCACCACTGCGCTGCTGTTGCTGTGCGTCTTCGCGGTAGTGAACATTTCGCTGCTGGTGCTGCGCCGCGAGAAGGCACCGGACGATGCGTTCCGCGCACCGACCATCATCCCGATTCTTGGCGTGGCCTTCTGCTTGTTCCTCGCTGGCCCTTGGGCGCGTTCGCGTGCTGACTGGGTGCAGTATGAGATCGCGGGCCTGCTGCTGGTCATCGGCGTGGCTCTATGGGCCCTGACCTGGCTGATCAACCGCGTCAATTACAAGAAGGGCATCATCGAGACCCGCCCTGGCGACTACAAATAAATAGTCTGGGCAAAAACATGGTCTATCGGGAATTTCCCGATAGACCATGTTTTTTGCCCTATGCCCGGCGGCAGGACCTAGGCTGGCTGCTCGATGGTTTCCTGCCGGAAGCGAAGCTTCCAGCCGCTGGCACCTAGCTGCCACCACGAAGAGACAATGAGCGTCCCGGTGTCGGCTGGCTTCATCCGGTAGGCCAGCAGCACCATTTCCCCGCTGATCTGGCGGGTGGCCAGGACCTGCATCTGGCCGGTGCCCGGGAGGGAAGATCCGGCGCTCAAGAGCGATCCGATCGTCGCGACATCAAGCAGGCCGCCATGCCGGGTCACTTCTTGGTAGCTGGGGTGCAGGAAATCCTTGAGCTCGGTGAAACTGGACCGGATCTGCGGGTCGAGGAAGCCGAGTTCAAGTTCGTAGACCGTGGCCGCGAAGTCGGCGCCCGGCTCCGCGTGCACCTGGGCGGCGATCGGAACTTCCGGTTCCGCCGGAACCGGTGGCGCAGCGGCGGTGCCGCCTGCGGCTGCTGCCGGGCGTGCACCACCGGCGTAGCCGGGTCCAGCATCCACAGCGGTGCCCTGCTGATGCGCCGTCGCTGCCGCCCGGGCGCGGTCATCGGCGGCTTCGTTCAGCTCATGGCCGGCGTGCCCCTTGACCCATTCAAAGGTGTACTTCCGCCCTTGGATCGCGGCATCAAGTTCCTTGAGGATGTCCTGGTTGAGGACTTGTTTGCCATCGGCTTTTTTCCAGCCGCGCTTTTTCCATCCGGGCATCCATTTGCTGATGCAGTTGATGGCATACTGCGAATCGCAGAGGATCTTCAGCTCTTCATCCGGCAGGTGCGCGGTGGAACGGAAGAGCTCGAGGACAGCTTGGAGCTCGCCCATGTTGTTGGTTCCATGGTCCCAGCCGCCAGCGGCCCAGTTCGCTTCGTCCACGTACCAGGCCCAACCGGCCGGCCCGGGGTTGCCGAGGGCGGATCCATCTGCAGCAGCAATGATCGTCATGGTTTAATCCTGCCACGCGCCGGGCCTGGCTCCGGCTCTTGGATTGGGCCATGTCGCCGCGAGATCTATGGCGTTGTTCGCACTTCATCTTGCCGTGCACTGGCTACCATGGGTGGCGTGAAGAAAATCTTGCCCCTCTTGGCGGCCACCACCCTGCTATTGGCCGCGTGCTCGGCGTCTTCGACTGATCAGTTCAGGGAGCAGGACCCAGAAGGCTATGCGGCCTGCATCCATTTTGGCGGCGGGCTTGACGCGCCCCAGGGGGTTGGAGAAACCAATATGCAAAAGGCCGCAGCCCATGGCGCGCAATCCGCAACCGTGCAATTGCGCGAGGCGGTTGATCTCCGGGAGCCGCAAACCCCTGAGATCACGGATCTTGAAGGATTCAAGAAGGCCTGTGAAGCCCAGGGGTTTGACTACTAGCCTGCCAGTTCGGCAGGGTACAGCGGATTGTGCCCGGACTGGACGCGCTCTTGCGGGCGCACCGGCGCCGGGGCCGTGCCTTCTAGCCACGGGCCCTGGTCGGCCAAGCGCTCGCGTTCTGGCGCTTCCAGCCAGTTCTCCAGGACCGGCCCCTTGGGGATGATCTGGGTGGGGTTGATATCTTCGTGGACCACATAGTAGTGGGCCTTGATCTGCTCGAAGTCGATGGTGTCGCCAAAGCCGGGAGTCTGGAACAAATCCCGTGCATAGCCCCAGAGGTTCGGCATTTCGATGAGCTTGTTCCGGTTGGTTTTGAAGTGCCCGTGGTACACCGGATCGAATCGAACCAGGGTGGTGAAGAGCCGGACATCTGCCTCGGTAATGTGGTCGCCCATGAGGAAGCGGCGGGTGGAAAGGCGCTCTTCAAGGAAATCCAAGGTGGCAAACAGCCGGTCATAGGCATCGTTGTAGGCGCTTTGGCTGCCCGCGAAGCCGGCGCGGTAGACGCCGTTATTGACCTCGGTGAAGATGCGCTTGATCAGCGGGAGCATCTCCTCCAGCTGGTCCTGCGGTATCAGGTTGGGCGCGCCTTCGCGATGGAATTCTTTCCATTGGGTGGACAGGTCCCAGGTGATTTGCGGGTAGTCATTGGTGACGACCGCCCCGGTGGGAATGTCCACGATAGCCGGCACGGTGATGCCCCGCGGGTAGTCGGCAAAGCGCTTGAAGTAGTTCTCTTGAATGCGCTCGGTGCCAAGGACCGGGTCTTTCCCGCTGGGGTCCAGGTCAAAGGTCCAGCTGCGGGCATCGTGCGTGGGGCCGGGCAGTCCGACAGACAGCGCGTCTTCCAGGCCAAGTATTCGGCGAACAATCAGCGTGCGGTTGGCCCATGGGCAGGCGCGAGCCGCGACTAGCCGGTAGCGTCCGGCTTCCACCGGCCAGAGCTGGGCGCCTTCGCTGACGCCGGCGTACGGGTGGCCGATCTTGCTGTTGTTGTGCTCGCTGCCGTAATTTGCCGGGTTCGCATCGGCCACGATCCGGTCTTGGATGTAATTGGTATCCCGGGTGAATTCCCCGCCGGTGACATAGGCACCCTTGGTTGAATATTCCTCGCTCATCTTTTCCCTCCACAGTCCGTCGTGCCAATCAAGATTGCGCGCTCCCCTATCGACACTATGGCAAGCGGCAGCAATTGAACATGGCAGCGAGATCAGATATCTGATTGACGCGTCACCATATATTGCAAAATTAAACTTTACACGAGATGATTGATGCGTCAACAAAATTTGCTGATCTGCAAGATTTCAAAAGGGTGAAGAAAAATGACGAGCGATGAGACCCGCTGGCTGTCCGAGAGCGAGCAGGACCTCTGGAGAACCATCCGCGAATTCCTCTGGCTATTCCCCAGCGCCATGGATCGCCAGCTGATGCGCGATTCCCAAATGCAGTCCGGGGAGTACTCGGTCCTGGCCGTGCTTTCCGAAGCAGCCGAACCCAGTTTACGTCCCGCGGACGTCGCCGAGGCACTGCGCTGGGATCGCTCACGCCTCTCCCACCTCTTGCGCCGCATGGAAGCCAAGGGCCTGATCAGCCGCTGCTCCGATGAGACCGACCGCCGCGGCCATCAAATTGCGCTGACCGAGCAGGGCCAGGCAACCATCGAAAACGCGGCACCAAGCCACGTGACCTTTGTGCGCGAAACCCTCTTTGATTCACTGGACGCCGCCGAACGCCGCGCTCTGGAGACCGCATTGCCCAAGATTCTTGAATCGATCGAGCAGCAGGGGCTCAAGGACTCCAGCTGCTAGCTTGCCCGCGAGGCCAGCTCGCTGTTCTGGACCAAGCGGGCGAAACGCCCACCAAGGGACACCAGCTCGTCAAAGGTTCCGGCCTCTGCGATCTTCCCGCCATCAAGCACCACAATATGATCCGCACGCATCACCGTGCTCAACCGGTGGGCAATCAGCAACGTGGTTCGACCCGCGGCCAGCTCATCCAATGCCTGCTGGACCAAAGCCTCGGTGACCGTATCCAACGCGCTGGTGGCTTCATCGAGCACCAGGACCTTGGGTTCTCGCAGCATGGTGCGGGCAATGGCCAGGCGCTGCTGCTCGCCGCCGGAGAACCGGTGGCCCCGCTGCCCCACTTCGGTCTCAATGCCCAGGGGCAAGCTGCGAATCAGCTCGGCAATCTGCGCCGATTCCAGGGCATGCCACAACTGCTCCTCGGTCGCCTCCGGCGCAGCCCACAACAGGTTGGCCCGGACCGTATCGTGCAACAAGTAGCTTTCCTGGACAACAACGGAAACCGCACTGGCGATGCCCTGCGGGTCGTATTCCCTCAGGTCCACCCCGTCAAGCAGCACCTGCCCAGAGGTTGGATCAAGCAGGCGAGGCAAGAGGGAGCCGAGCGTCGACTTTCCCGAGCCAGTAGCTCCCACCACTGCCGTCATGGTGCCAGCCTTGAGTGTCAGATTCAACTGGTCCAGGGTTGGCTTATGCGCCTGGGGGTAGCGGAAACTCACATCACGCAGCTGGATCTCGCCGCTCATCCGCTGGAGCTCCACCGTCTTTGGCTCAGCGGCCACCGGGAGTTCTTGATCCGCATCCAGGTATTCGAAGACGCGGCTGAACAGCGCCATCGCGGATACCCACTGCACCGAGAGCTGCATGAGCCCCATGACCGGGCGGAAGATCCCGGCCTGCAGCCCCGTGAAGGCCACCAGCGTTCCGATGCTCATGCCATCACCGGTCACCGGCAGGCCAGCAGCCAAATAGAGCGCCGCCGGAATGGCTGCGAAGATGATGCTCATGGTGGCCATGCGCCAGCGACCAGCTAGTGCGCTTTTCATTTCAAGATCAATGAGCCTGTGGCTGGAACCTGCGAATGCCTGGGCATCCGCGGGACCGGTGCCCATGATCTTGGAGAGGCGAACGCCGGAAATGCTCAGGCGCTCTTCAATGAGTGATGCCAGGTTCGACATCTCGCGCTGGCGCTTGCCGGTGACCGCTCGACGCAATTTCGCGGTTTGCTTGGCCAGCAAGATGGCCGGCGGGAAGACAACCAGCGAAATCAGGCTCAGCTTCCAGGAAATTGCCACCATGGCCACGGCCGTAGCCACCACGCTGGTCAA encodes:
- the gcvP gene encoding aminomethyl-transferring glycine dehydrogenase, with the protein product MTITQISASTNSEFVARHIGPRPSDVDTMLQTLGYNSLEDLIDTAVPADIRQDAVLDIPAALSETQALAHLRDLASKNVMKTQMIGQGFYDTITPAVIRRNIVENPAWYTAYTPYQPEISQGRLEALLNFQTMVMDLTGLPIANASLLDESSAAAEAVLMMRRANKKKAKGKTVLDSNIFPQTIKVVQGRADALGFEVEVADLSAGLPEGDISGIVLQQPGSNGSISEHAGIIAAAKEAGAMVTVIADLLALTMITPPGEQGADIAVGNTQRFGVPLFFGGPHAAYMAVADGLTRSMPGRLVGVSVDDAGVPAYRLALQTREQHIRREKATSNICTAQALLAICASMYAVYHGPAGLKQIASRANNHARVIASSLVAGGFTLASQTFFDTVVVNVENAGETIAKAIEAGINLRKVSDTQVGISTDETTTSGIVKSLLEVFGVQLSAPEGFEIPAGQVRTSDFMTHPIFNTISSETQMMRYLRRLSDRDLALDRTMIPLGSCTMKLNSAAEMESITWPEFASIHPYAPAEQTEGWRELITDLEGRLTAITGYAGVSIQPNAGSQGEYAGLLAISDYHASRGEGQRNVCLIPASAHGTNAASAVLAGMKVVVVKTAADGTIDANDLDAKIEANKDVLSAIMITYPSTHGVYDADVREVCDKIHAAGGQVYIDGANMNAMVGLAQPGKFGGDVSHLNLHKTFCIPHGGGGPGVGPIGVGEHLLPFLPGDASGTYTERDGVPVVATAFGSAGVLPISWAYIAMMGGEGLTEATKHAILNANYIAKRLNEHFPVLFTGNKGLVAHECILDLRELTAKTGVTAEDVAKRLIDFGFHAPTLSFPVAGTLMVEPTESEDLGEIERFIEAMITIRQEMEEVLSGVYTIEQSPLRNAPHTVSAVVNSGWDRKYSVEQAAFPVASLKSDKYFPAVGRIDGAGGDRNLICSCPAPEAFED
- a CDS encoding SGNH/GDSL hydrolase family protein, with the protein product MKKFLALGDSFTEGVGDVDAQRPNQVRGWADRVAEVLSAQGDWEYANLAVRGKKIGQVINQQLDQGLSMAPDLVSIYAGGNDILRPTADLDALMRGYEGMVRRFSEAGCTVMLFTGFDTVESPLFSRTRPRTAIYNEKVREIADKHGAIIADYWRWREFSDLRYWAADRLHMNELGHALMASKVLNLLGEEQVAEGNWAEQIQAPVLPELAMNSRGEKLKEELGWATEHLVPWIKRRLTGTSSGDSLSAKYPEYVRLALPAS
- a CDS encoding serine hydrolase domain-containing protein, whose product is MDSVISEDFAPLAQALEARAAEEEDYSAQLAVYHRGELVLSHSVGEHLSGDALTCVFSCTKGLGALVVALLVQDGLIDPAAPMASYWPEFGAGGKNALSVGEVLSHQAGVLGVPGGVPSQVLLNSAEYAKILASMPSIWPLGQNIVGYHAITMGVLMEELIRRVTGKELKEIFEERIRKPLGVDAYIGQDPALESRYRDVLPAAEAPAEFFDPFSPVGLAVNSSSGFALDSGPVYNWHELANAAQVRELGPASMGGVASAQGLAAIYAASFGAVPSLGASRGLLSEDTWSQVSTELVYGHDRTNGLLQAFALGFMKATARNNYGSIFAYGHDGANSSLAFADPAYQLGFGFIPSRTEGARETSTGVQLSQLCRQLILAKGAKAKSS
- a CDS encoding APC family permease; this translates as MTVDSDTPIPQSQDAELKRVIGPKLLLFLIMGDIIGAGIFAITGKVAGQVGGAAWLPFLVAFAIATLTAFSYLELVTKYPHAAGAALYVHKAFGIHFVTFIVAFTVACSGITSAATSATLVGQNLLIGFGQFIDGVPTTPQAGMWAAIVIIVLLALINLRGVGESVKFNLVLTIVSLAIMAVIIGIGFAVIASGQGDVSRLVVFETPSDRSLFAAVTMGTAIAFFAMVGFEDSVNLVEETKNPNKIFPKIMLISLGLCAVIYMLVAITVIMVIPTGDLLNPKNPDAGILLDVVRIGAPNIPIDTIFPFVTVFAVVNTALMNMLMASRLLYGMARQGVLPQFLGKVHSTRRSPWVAILFSTALAIALVAYVNLDSENGIVGSLGGTTALLLLCVFAVVNISLLVLRREKAPDDAFRAPTIIPILGVAFCLFLAGPWARSRADWVQYEIAGLLLVIGVALWALTWLINRVNYKKGIIETRPGDYK
- a CDS encoding RNase H family protein — encoded protein: MTIIAAADGSALGNPGPAGWAWYVDEANWAAGGWDHGTNNMGELQAVLELFRSTAHLPDEELKILCDSQYAINCISKWMPGWKKRGWKKADGKQVLNQDILKELDAAIQGRKYTFEWVKGHAGHELNEAADDRARAAATAHQQGTAVDAGPGYAGGARPAAAAGGTAAAPPVPAEPEVPIAAQVHAEPGADFAATVYELELGFLDPQIRSSFTELKDFLHPSYQEVTRHGGLLDVATIGSLLSAGSSLPGTGQMQVLATRQISGEMVLLAYRMKPADTGTLIVSSWWQLGASGWKLRFRQETIEQPA
- a CDS encoding glutathione S-transferase C-terminal domain-containing protein; its protein translation is MSEEYSTKGAYVTGGEFTRDTNYIQDRIVADANPANYGSEHNNSKIGHPYAGVSEGAQLWPVEAGRYRLVAARACPWANRTLIVRRILGLEDALSVGLPGPTHDARSWTFDLDPSGKDPVLGTERIQENYFKRFADYPRGITVPAIVDIPTGAVVTNDYPQITWDLSTQWKEFHREGAPNLIPQDQLEEMLPLIKRIFTEVNNGVYRAGFAGSQSAYNDAYDRLFATLDFLEERLSTRRFLMGDHITEADVRLFTTLVRFDPVYHGHFKTNRNKLIEMPNLWGYARDLFQTPGFGDTIDFEQIKAHYYVVHEDINPTQIIPKGPVLENWLEAPERERLADQGPWLEGTAPAPVRPQERVQSGHNPLYPAELAG
- a CDS encoding MarR family winged helix-turn-helix transcriptional regulator translates to MTSDETRWLSESEQDLWRTIREFLWLFPSAMDRQLMRDSQMQSGEYSVLAVLSEAAEPSLRPADVAEALRWDRSRLSHLLRRMEAKGLISRCSDETDRRGHQIALTEQGQATIENAAPSHVTFVRETLFDSLDAAERRALETALPKILESIEQQGLKDSSC
- a CDS encoding ABC transporter ATP-binding protein, whose product is MSVNSMPGHPGGPAGGGRMKNAVQDRQWLAEHPVSLQRVAALFRPHLGSVLAVVLLIAASSIIGLAQPFIVRELIDVAIPQSNIRFLVLGAGGLVAIALATAVLEVLQTWRATLMGQRVMHRLRTGLFTHLQKQSLGFFTNSRSGDVQSRLINDVGQMQSVITNSATSIASNLTSVVATAVAMVAISWKLSLISLVVFPPAILLAKQTAKLRRAVTGKRQREMSNLASLIEERLSISGVRLSKIMGTGPADAQAFAGSSHRLIDLEMKSALAGRWRMATMSIIFAAIPAALYLAAGLPVTGDGMSIGTLVAFTGLQAGIFRPVMGLMQLSVQWVSAMALFSRVFEYLDADQELPVAAEPKTVELQRMSGEIQLRDVSFRYPQAHKPTLDQLNLTLKAGTMTAVVGATGSGKSTLGSLLPRLLDPTSGQVLLDGVDLREYDPQGIASAVSVVVQESYLLHDTVRANLLWAAPEATEEQLWHALESAQIAELIRSLPLGIETEVGQRGHRFSGGEQQRLAIARTMLREPKVLVLDEATSALDTVTEALVQQALDELAAGRTTLLIAHRLSTVMRADHIVVLDGGKIAEAGTFDELVSLGGRFARLVQNSELASRAS